The Bemisia tabaci chromosome 8, PGI_BMITA_v3 genome has a segment encoding these proteins:
- the LOC109043247 gene encoding pyridoxine/pyridoxamine 5'-phosphate oxidase produces MSKHPMELFKAWYGDHVQLNPNNLMANVLSLSTATKSGRVSNRTLILRRLDEDGFVIMTDGRSKKSAELAENPFAAMSFLWLCMKGQACLSRQVRIEGKVEALDESNWIDIYEKEPLFCKIRAHICNQGREVEWRDLKNHHDQLLKEVEEGNRELEKPAHVVAYKLHPDMIEFYESFGLTIGDRLLYRKQDDNSWRVSRIAA; encoded by the exons ATGAGCAAACACCCTATGGAACTCTTCAAAGCATGGTACGGAGATCACGTTCAGCTCAACCCTAACAACCTGATGGCGAACGTTCTATCTCTCTCAACAGCTACCAA GTCTGGACGCGTAAGCAATAGAACTCTCATTCTCAGACGACTGGATGAGGACGGGTTCGTCATTATGACGGACGGTAGAAGCAAAAAGTCAGCAGAGTTG gctGAAAACCCGTTTGCGGCGATGTCATTTTTATGGTTGTGCATGAAAGGACAAGCGTGTCTTTCCAGACAG GTGAGGATTGAAGGGAAAGTGGAAGCGCTGGATGAGTCCAACTGGATTGACATCTACGAGAAGGAACCGTTGTTCTGCAAAATTCGAGCTCACATTTGTAACCAGGGCCGAGAAGTGGAGTGGAGAGATCTGAAAAATCACCACGACCAGCTCTTGAAGGAGGTCGAAGAAGGCAACAGAGAATTGGAAAAACCTGCTCACGT AGTCGCCTACAAGCTCCACCCAGACATGATAGAGTTCTACGAGTCGTTCGGTCTGACGATCGGCGACCGACTCCTCTACCGGAAACAGGACGATAATTCGTGGAGAGTGTCCCGTATCGCCGCCTGA